Genomic window (Desulfovibrio sp. TomC):
CATGAACTTTTTGCCGAACGGTCCCAGATCCCACACCCCTTCGGTGTTGGAGGCCGAAACGATCTTGACCGCATCGCCGGCCTTGAAGCCCAGGCGGGCCGCGTCGGCTGCCGCCAGCTCCACGAAGTTTTCCGGATACGGGGCCTGGAGCCAGTAGTCGCCCGAGGTGCGGCTTTTGGTCTGGGTCACGGCCTTGTAGGTGATCATGGTCAGGTCATAGCCGGCGGCCGCGTCGTCGAGGGGCTTGTCCGTGCAGTCCAGGGGCGAGGGCAGATAGCCGCCGTAGGGGAGGTAGGCCTTGCCGGTCATGGAGTCCTTGGCCTTGACCATGTTCTCGAAGTACAGACCCACCATTTTGCCGTACTTATTAACGAGCTGCCCATCCTTGTAGGCCTTGTCATAAGCCTGGAACCGCCCGCCCCGGTTGAGCATGGCCACTACCGACGGCCACAACTCCGGCCCCACCAGCGCTTCCCAGCGCTTGGCGTCGAACACCGTGGCCGGCAAATGCTTGCGCGCGGCCAGGAAGATGTCCATCTCGGTCTTGTCGGCAGCCGGGATTTTCTCCGAGCCGTCGGCCTTGTCGCCGTAAGCCATGTTGGCGCACATGGGCAGGTACAGGTCGTCCATACGCTTGAGGTGTCGGCCCGGACCGAAGGCATTTTCGCCAAAGCCAGCCAGTCCCATCTTTTCGGCCAGCCCCAGCAGCATGGACTCCAGGCAGATGGGCATCTGCTGGCCATAGACCGTGCAGGAGTCAGTCAGGGGCGCGGCCGCCGGCTGACGGATGGCCCCCACCTTGGGCGTCATGGACGGGTGCGATCCTACGAATTCCCAGCGCTCCAGATAGGTCACGTCGGGAAAGACGTAGTCCGCGAAGATGCTCGTCTCGCCAACCGTAATATCGGAGGTGATGAACAGCGGAATCTTTTTCGGATCGGCCAGGATTTTGGCGATCTCGTGCCCGGCCGGCAGGGAATAGACCGGGGTGCCCATGTAGAGCATGAGGCACTTGAGCGGATAGGGATAGCCGTCCCCGGCCGAGGGGATGACCTCCTGGTAGATGTCGGAGCAAAACGGATACCAGACGCGCTTGGCCGGATAGCCGGAAAAGAGCGTGGATTTGTCGTAGGCCGTCTGATGGCGGATGATTGACACTCCCCAGCCCTTGAGCTTGGCCGGATGTGCCGTACAGTCGTAGGGTTTGCCCGGCGCGGCACCGTCGTAGTTGAAGTTGGTGGCCTTGGACAGGCCGCCCATCCAGTCGTGGTTGCCGATCAGCGTGTTGACCGTATACCAGGCTACCACGTTGTAAAAGCCGTTGGTGTGCTGGGACACGCCCCGGTGCAGGTCGGCCACGGCCCGCTTGCCGTGGGAGGTAAACTCCCTGGCCACTTCCACGACGTCGACTTCGGACAGGCCGGCCAGCTTGCACCACTCGGCCAGGGGTTTGGCGCTCGCTTCCTCCCAGTAGATCTGCAGGACTGTCTTGGCCGGGACACCGCTGGGCTCGCCGCTCCACAAGAGCTGTCCCTCGGCCACGCTCTTGTCGTCATTGGGATCAAACAGAACCGGGTTGCCGGCATCGTCCAGGCAGACAAAGGGATCGAAGTCCCAATCGCCCTTGCCGTCCTTTTTCGGGCGCTTTTCCGGCGTCCCACCCAGGTCTGAGCCGCGCAGATACGGGCCGGGTTTGCCGTTGGCGTCGAGCTTCACCAGCCAGCAAGCCTGGCTCCAGGTCGGCTCGTTGTCGGCCTTGGCCGCAGCCTTGTTGGCGTTTTTGAGGTAGCGTTCGTCAAAGCGCTTGTTCTCAATGATCCAGCGGATCATCGCCTGGGCCAACGCACCGACGCCGTCGGGTTTGTTGGGCAGCCATTTCCAGGCCCGGGAGGCAGCCTTGGAGCAGCGCGGGTCCACTACGGCGACTTTGACGCCCTCGTGCTGGAGCCGCGTGATCTTGCCGGCCCGAAGCGGCGGTCCGTAGTTGGCCTCGAAGGGGCTGGCTCCCACAAACAGCAGGAATTCGGCATTGCCGGTGTCGCCCTGCCAGTAGAACTTGGACCCGTCGGTGAATTTTCCTTCCACGAACTGATCCGACATGGCCTTGCCCGAGAAATAGAGCGAACCCTGGCAGACCGTGGTGTGGCCGTGGTAATTGTAAGAGCCGCAGGAGAAATCGGTAAAGCGCCGGATCAGTTCGCTGCGCCCGCCCTTGAGCCGGCCCCAGTTGAGGCAGAACTGGTTGTTTTTAAGTCCCAGGTCCGGGTGGTCCGGGTCGATCAAGTATTTGAGATTGGCGGCCTGTTTGGTCTTAAAATCTTCCAAAGTGAGCTTCTTGGCCAGGACATCGGCCGTGTCCTTTTGCAAGGCCTCGGCAATCTTGGGATCGCGGCAGGCGATGATGGCGTTTAATCCATCGACATGCCCTTCGCCAAACAGGTCGCCGCCGGCCACGACTTCGGCCACGGCCTGTTCAAAGGGGATGCTCTTCCACCTGTTCTCACCGCGTTTGCCGGCCCGCTTGAGCACCTTAACGATGCGGTAAGGGTCGTAGAGCGTCTGGATGCCGGCATAGCCCTTGGGGCACAGGGAGGCGTCGAAGCTGGCCGCCTCGGCCATGGCCGTGGCGTAGGGCAGCTGCGGCGTCATGGTCCAGGGGCTAAATGGGTTTCCGTCAATCTTGGCCACCTGACCATCTTTAATCTTCACCTTGATGCCGCACTGGGTGTTGCACTGCTGGCAGGCTGAGAAAATCATATTTTCTGGCATGTTGCCGGTGTATGGAGAAGTGGAGGCCGAGGCGTCGGCCAAAGAGTCCGGGCGCAGCCAGCCCGAGACGGCCAAGGTGCCGCCAAGCAAGGCTGAAGTCTTGATA
Coding sequences:
- a CDS encoding molybdopterin-dependent oxidoreductase, with protein sequence MDRRCFIKTSALLGGTLAVSGWLRPDSLADASASTSPYTGNMPENMIFSACQQCNTQCGIKVKIKDGQVAKIDGNPFSPWTMTPQLPYATAMAEAASFDASLCPKGYAGIQTLYDPYRIVKVLKRAGKRGENRWKSIPFEQAVAEVVAGGDLFGEGHVDGLNAIIACRDPKIAEALQKDTADVLAKKLTLEDFKTKQAANLKYLIDPDHPDLGLKNNQFCLNWGRLKGGRSELIRRFTDFSCGSYNYHGHTTVCQGSLYFSGKAMSDQFVEGKFTDGSKFYWQGDTGNAEFLLFVGASPFEANYGPPLRAGKITRLQHEGVKVAVVDPRCSKAASRAWKWLPNKPDGVGALAQAMIRWIIENKRFDERYLKNANKAAAKADNEPTWSQACWLVKLDANGKPGPYLRGSDLGGTPEKRPKKDGKGDWDFDPFVCLDDAGNPVLFDPNDDKSVAEGQLLWSGEPSGVPAKTVLQIYWEEASAKPLAEWCKLAGLSEVDVVEVAREFTSHGKRAVADLHRGVSQHTNGFYNVVAWYTVNTLIGNHDWMGGLSKATNFNYDGAAPGKPYDCTAHPAKLKGWGVSIIRHQTAYDKSTLFSGYPAKRVWYPFCSDIYQEVIPSAGDGYPYPLKCLMLYMGTPVYSLPAGHEIAKILADPKKIPLFITSDITVGETSIFADYVFPDVTYLERWEFVGSHPSMTPKVGAIRQPAAAPLTDSCTVYGQQMPICLESMLLGLAEKMGLAGFGENAFGPGRHLKRMDDLYLPMCANMAYGDKADGSEKIPAADKTEMDIFLAARKHLPATVFDAKRWEALVGPELWPSVVAMLNRGGRFQAYDKAYKDGQLVNKYGKMVGLYFENMVKAKDSMTGKAYLPYGGYLPSPLDCTDKPLDDAAAGYDLTMITYKAVTQTKSRTSGDYWLQAPYPENFVELAAADAARLGFKAGDAVKIVSASNTEGVWDLGPFGKKFMIGKVRILEGLRPGVTAFSLGHGHWAYGAGQWQIDGQAITPDPRRATGVHGNAAMRVDPVLKNTCLVDKVGGSAVFYQTQVKLVKV